One window from the genome of Salvia miltiorrhiza cultivar Shanhuang (shh) chromosome 7, IMPLAD_Smil_shh, whole genome shotgun sequence encodes:
- the LOC130994446 gene encoding uncharacterized protein LOC130994446, producing MELMSSKKHLTIEEQNAMVHWLLANSTNGKTRDGAQKEAAAMFGVSSRTVRRFWSKTKQKIQSGTAVIFTSAHKGTVHKDRKKLDVEKVKSLSILERSTIRKMAVKLGVSKSLLGQWIKKKELRPHTSAIKPQLTDVNKIARMKFCLSNVVYDGAMSRYSYQSMHNVVHIDEKWFYMTKTSDRYYLLPEETDPYRACKSKRFITKVIPAIKEKWPKSDQVKHIFIQQDNAKPHFNKDDPDFQAAANSDGFNIELVCQPANSPDLNVNDLGFFRAIQSLQDHKMAKTVEDLVQNVLISFEELSSVTLNNVFVTLQGCLTEIMRVQGSNDYKIPHINKSRLLRMGMLPECIELDEGLIKDSLTHVMQFDVNAGTNYDIGGLMHHFGFG from the exons ATGGAGCTCATGTCTTCCAAAAAACACCTAACAATAGAAGAGCAAAATGCTATGGTTCATTGGCTTCTCGCAAATAGCACCAACGGGAAAACGAGAGATGGAGCACAAAAGGAGGCAGCTGCTATGTTTGGTGTGTCGAGCCGAACGGTGCGTCGTTTCTGGAGCAAAACAAAACAGAAGATTCAGTCAGGTACAGCAGTGATATTCACATCAGCTCACAAAGGTACAGTTCACAAAGATAGGAAAAAACTTGATGTTGAGAAGGTTAAGTCATTGTCCATTCTTGAGAGGTCTACAATTCGTAAAATGGCTGTCAAGCTAGGGGTTAGCAAGAGCTTACTTGGGCAGtggataaaaaaaaaggaattaaGACCACATACAAGTGCAATCAAACCACAGTTGACTGATGTAAACAAGATAGCAAGGATGAAGTTTTGTTTAAGTAATGTAGTGTATGATGGAGCAATGTCGAGGTACAGTTATCAAAGCATGCATAACGTTGTTCATATAGACGAGAAATGGTTCTATATGACCAAGACATCGGATAGGTATTACCTACTCCCTGAAGAAACAGACCCTTACCGAGCATGCAAGTCTAAACGTTTCATCACAAAG GTTATACCAGCAATCAAAGAGAAGTGGCCAAAATCAGATCAAGTGAAGCATATCTTTATTCAACAGGATAATGCAAAACCACATTTCAACAAAGACGATCCAGATTTTCAGGCTGCTGCCAACAGTGATGGATTCAACATTGAGCTAGTTTGCCAACCAGCCAACTCACCTGACCTAAATGTCAATGATTTAGGTTTTTTTAGGGCTATACAATCACTGCAGGATCACAAGATGGCAAAAACTGTTGAAGACCTAGTGCAGAATGTGTTGATTTCTTTCGAAGAGCTTTCATCAGTTACACTCAACAATGTCTTTGTGACATTGCAAGGGTGTTTAACTGAGATTATGCGAGTTCAAGGAAGCAATGACTACAAGATTCCACACATAAACAAATCAAGACTCTTGAGGATGGGAATGCTGCCAGAATGCATAGAATTGGATGAAGGACTTATCAAAGATAGCCTAACTCATGTGATGCAGTTTGATGTGAATGCAGGCACAAATTATGACATTGGGGGGCTTATGCATCATTTTGGATTTGGCTAA
- the LOC130994883 gene encoding uncharacterized protein LOC130994883 has translation MLRRKIASHKPPPPRRCCTDGSDSDPHSDTLSRESMIEIRSRAYYFRRCKKGMPTNIESLSTDLLFEILLRLPADHLYERARLVCRRWCHIIHSHAFINAQMHSSTYGLLLSPLNWSNTLPLYVTANADGGIHTSDLNHISKLEVLATCNGLALEFDFKDRLLRLVNPAKKQSLLLPRLSRGATYAWPTYGFAYSAASLAYKVVLHYLQTDYCLHVLTVGVDESWRHVEVHHLLGHVRPCLLNKTPLTSEGFVHWGRGRYCATMDVDTEIITLSEAPYEYHESNYYYLSTGRCVSLLVACGDLSWEVWEMKAETSEWRKALPNVDLGAQKCRIQQFADGDLKPLGWVKYPQVLAFCSRMEIGHCIFYNLDTHQLHCIKLPQSYSNGYEAFPHKNNLIWLN, from the exons ATGCTTCGACGGAAAATCGCCTCCCACAAGCCGCCGCCTCCTCGCCGCTGCTGCACTGACGGCAGCGATTCGGATCCCCATTCCGACACTCTTAGTAGAGAATCG ATGATAGAGATTAGAAGTCGGGCTTATTATTTCCGGAGGTGTAAAAAGGGGATGCCAACAAACATAGAGTCCCTCTCCACCGACCTATTGTTTGAAATCCTCCTCCGTTTGCCGGCCGATCATCTCTACGAGAGAGCGAGGCTCGTCTGCCGGCGGTGGTGCCACATTATCCATTCTCATGCCTTCATCAACGCGCAGATGCACAGTTCTACCTATGGACTCCTCCTATCACCCCTGAACTGGAGTAATACTCTGCCACTTTATGTAACAGCCAACGCAGACGGTGGAATCCACACATCTGACCTAAATCACATCTCCAAATTGGAAGTTCTTGCAACCTGCAACGGTTTGGCTCTGGAGTTTGATTTCAAAGATCGCCTCCTTCGCCTCGTGAATCCAGCAAAGAAGCAGTCACTCCTCCTCCCACGATTGTCTAGAGGAGCAACCTATGCCTGGCCCACGTATGGTTTTGCATACTCTGCAGCTTCATTGGCGTATAAAGTGGTTTTGCATTATCTACAAACTGACTACTGTCTTCACGTGCTCACTGTTGGAGTCGATGAGTCCTGGAGGCACGTCGAGGTTCACCACCTCCTCGGCCATGTCAGGCCATGTCTCCTCAACAAGACTCCGTTGACTAGTGAAGGTTTCGTGCACTGGGGAAGGGGGAGATACTGCGCGACGATGGATGTGGATACAGAGATCATTACACTGAGTGAAGCCCCTTATGAGTACCATGAAAGCAACTATTATTATCTGTCAACTGGGAGGTGTGTGTCGCTCCTGGTTGCGTGTGGGGATCTGTCGTGGGAGGTTTGGGAGATGAAGGCAGAGACGAGCGAGTGGAGGAAGGCGCTGCCCAACGTCGACTTGGGAGCTCAGAAATGCAGGATTCAACAGTTTGCTGATGGAGATCTTAAGCCACTTGGTTGGGTTAAATATCCACAGGTTTTGGCCTTTTGTTCTAGGATGGAAATCGGCCATTGCATTTTCTACAATCTTGATACGCATCAACTCCACTGCATAAAGCTACCGCAATCCTATAGTAATGGTTATGAAGCTTTTCCGCATAAGAATAATCTGATATGGCTAAATTAA